In a genomic window of Gigantopelta aegis isolate Gae_Host chromosome 9, Gae_host_genome, whole genome shotgun sequence:
- the LOC121380943 gene encoding 4-coumarate--CoA ligase 3-like isoform X1 has protein sequence MATVGLRLMFRHVPSNHHSLLTSLSDVLRTHTTRRCSRKLWRCSASQWNSQRSFASGSQTDIYISSPRPPVTIPNEPFAEFMLSSIRQYGDITALVDFPTGRSYTYTQLHDATIKLGSALYKLGYRKGDRLLIFIANCPEYAIVVMACAALGVIVSTCNPSYNSVELARQLVHSGSTSVVCFPELVGTVKEAISSNNLLSQTVKEIIVIGESDGCRPFFPLLEDDGKSFPENVDIDPQNDLLVLPYSSGTTGLPKGVMLTHSNVTANIKQICPALPMEAGKDRLLVILPTFHIYGMVASLYVTLFQGVTMVTLPSFVPPQFINALQKHKITQLQLVPPLIVFLAKEPKVGPSELTHVTGILCGAAPLGKGVTAELEKKCNAPIIQAYGLTETSPATHFDKVPPKHGTIGQLLSNTDGKIVDPTTGVSLGPNQTGEMCIRGPQVMKGYLDNEEATRHTVKNDWLHTGDIAFYDEDGYFTVTDRLKELIKYKGFQVPPAEIEALLLTHPDIKDCAVVGVPDEASGELPRAYIVAKSGKHVNTDEVAKFVEKHMVSYKKLRGGVEVIDAIPKTASGKIIRRCTRQSEHGVYNSKSSYGHGILTDCVIES, from the exons ATGGCGACAGTGGGATTACGGTTGATGTTCCGCCATGTACCCAGCAATCACCACAGCCTGCTAACCAGTCTCAGTGATGTCTTGCGAACACACACGACCCGCAGGTGTAGCAGGAAATTATGGAGATGTTCTGCCTCTCAGTGGAATTCTCAACGCTCGTTTGCAAGTGGTTCCCAGACGGACATTTACATTTCAAGTCCGCGACCTCCTGTCACCATACCAAACGAACCATTCGCAGAATTCATGTTGTCATCCATCAGACAGTATGGCGACATAACGGCTCTG GTTGATTTCCCAACCGGAAGAAGCTATACGTATACCCAGCTGCATGATGCCACCATTAAGTTGGGCAGCGCCCTCTACAAGTTAGGATATCGCAAGGGAGACAGACTTCTGATATTTATTGCTAACTGCCCCGAATACGCTATTGTTGTCATGGCCTGCGCTGCTTTAGGAGTTATTGTTTCAACATGCAACCCTTCGTATAACTCAG tgGAATTGGCTAGACAGCTGGTACATTCTGGATCAACTTCAGTTGTCTGCTTTCCCGAGCTGGTTGGAACTGTGAAAGAGGCCATATCCTCCAACAATCTGCTATCTCAAACGGTGAAG GAAATAATCGTGATTGGCGAATCTGACGGTTGTCGGCCATTTTTTCCACTTTTGGAAGACGACGGAAAGTCTTTCCCAGAGAATGTCGACATTGATCCGCAGAATGATCTCTTGGTTCTTCCCTACTCCAGTGGGACGACTGGACTCCCCAAAGGCGTCATGCTGACTCACAGCAACGTCACGgctaatattaaacaaatatg TCCTGCTTTGCCCATGGAAGCTGGGAAGGATCGGCTGCTAGTAATTCTGCCGACGTTTCACATCTACGGAATGGTCGCGTCGCTTTATGTCACTTTGTTCCAAGGCGTTACCATGGTGACCTTGCCGAGTTTTGTCCCGCCACAATTTATAAACGCCCTACAGAAGCACAAG ATTACCCAGCTGCAGCTTGTGCCACCGCTAATCGTGTTTTTGGCCAAAGAACCCAAAGTGGGCCCTTCTGAACTGACACACGTGACCGGGATCCTCTGCGGTGCCGCACCGTTAGGGAAGGGAGTCACTGCGGAGTTGGAAAAGAAGTGCAACGCACCAATCATTCAAG CCTATGGGTTGACCGAGACCTCACCAGCAACTCATTTTGACAAGGTCCCTCCGAAACATGGAACTATTGGACAGCTGTTATCTAACACGGACGGAAAG ATTGTTGACCCAACCACTGGGGTGTCTCTAGGCCCAAACCAGACGGGTGAAATGTGCATTCGCGGACCACAGGTCATGAAGGGTTACCTGGACAACGAAGAAGCAACCAGACATACCGTGAAGAATGACTGGTTACACACAG GTGATATTGCTTTTTATGACGAAGATGGCTACTTCACGGTCACTGATAGACTGAAGGAACTGATCAAGTACAAAGGATTTCAG GTCCCCCCAGCTGAAATCGAGGCACTGCTCCTGACTCACCCCGACATCAAGGACTGTGCCGTTGTGGGAGTTCCCGACGAGGCGTCTGGCGAGTTACCGCGAGCCTACATCGTGGCTAAGTCTGGCAAACACGTCAACACTGACGAAGTCGCCAAGTTCGTGGAAA AACATATGGTGTCCTACAAAAAACTGCGAGGAGGAGTGGAAGTCATTGATGCAATTCCCAAGACTGCGAGTGGCAAGATCATTCGCC GGTGCACACGACAATCGGAACATGGTGTTTATAATTCAAAGTCTTCTTATGGCCAtggaattctaaccgattgtgtaatcgaaagttga
- the LOC121380943 gene encoding 4-coumarate--CoA ligase 3-like isoform X2 — protein sequence MATVGLRLMFRHVPSNHHSLLTSLSDVLRTHTTRRCSRKLWRCSASQWNSQRSFASGSQTDIYISSPRPPVTIPNEPFAEFMLSSIRQYGDITALVDFPTGRSYTYTQLHDATIKLGSALYKLGYRKGDRLLIFIANCPEYAIVVMACAALGVIVSTCNPSYNSVELARQLVHSGSTSVVCFPELVGTVKEAISSNNLLSQTVKEIIVIGESDGCRPFFPLLEDDGKSFPENVDIDPQNDLLVLPYSSGTTGLPKGVMLTHSNVTANIKQICPALPMEAGKDRLLVILPTFHIYGMVASLYVTLFQGVTMVTLPSFVPPQFINALQKHKITQLQLVPPLIVFLAKEPKVGPSELTHVTGILCGAAPLGKGVTAELEKKCNAPIIQAYGLTETSPATHFDKVPPKHGTIGQLLSNTDGKIVDPTTGVSLGPNQTGEMCIRGPQVMKGYLDNEEATRHTVKNDWLHTGDIAFYDEDGYFTVTDRLKELIKYKGFQVPPAEIEALLLTHPDIKDCAVVGVPDEASGELPRAYIVAKSGKHVNTDEVAKFVEKHMVSYKKLRGGVEVIDAIPKTASGKIIRRTSDIGFQGITIH from the exons ATGGCGACAGTGGGATTACGGTTGATGTTCCGCCATGTACCCAGCAATCACCACAGCCTGCTAACCAGTCTCAGTGATGTCTTGCGAACACACACGACCCGCAGGTGTAGCAGGAAATTATGGAGATGTTCTGCCTCTCAGTGGAATTCTCAACGCTCGTTTGCAAGTGGTTCCCAGACGGACATTTACATTTCAAGTCCGCGACCTCCTGTCACCATACCAAACGAACCATTCGCAGAATTCATGTTGTCATCCATCAGACAGTATGGCGACATAACGGCTCTG GTTGATTTCCCAACCGGAAGAAGCTATACGTATACCCAGCTGCATGATGCCACCATTAAGTTGGGCAGCGCCCTCTACAAGTTAGGATATCGCAAGGGAGACAGACTTCTGATATTTATTGCTAACTGCCCCGAATACGCTATTGTTGTCATGGCCTGCGCTGCTTTAGGAGTTATTGTTTCAACATGCAACCCTTCGTATAACTCAG tgGAATTGGCTAGACAGCTGGTACATTCTGGATCAACTTCAGTTGTCTGCTTTCCCGAGCTGGTTGGAACTGTGAAAGAGGCCATATCCTCCAACAATCTGCTATCTCAAACGGTGAAG GAAATAATCGTGATTGGCGAATCTGACGGTTGTCGGCCATTTTTTCCACTTTTGGAAGACGACGGAAAGTCTTTCCCAGAGAATGTCGACATTGATCCGCAGAATGATCTCTTGGTTCTTCCCTACTCCAGTGGGACGACTGGACTCCCCAAAGGCGTCATGCTGACTCACAGCAACGTCACGgctaatattaaacaaatatg TCCTGCTTTGCCCATGGAAGCTGGGAAGGATCGGCTGCTAGTAATTCTGCCGACGTTTCACATCTACGGAATGGTCGCGTCGCTTTATGTCACTTTGTTCCAAGGCGTTACCATGGTGACCTTGCCGAGTTTTGTCCCGCCACAATTTATAAACGCCCTACAGAAGCACAAG ATTACCCAGCTGCAGCTTGTGCCACCGCTAATCGTGTTTTTGGCCAAAGAACCCAAAGTGGGCCCTTCTGAACTGACACACGTGACCGGGATCCTCTGCGGTGCCGCACCGTTAGGGAAGGGAGTCACTGCGGAGTTGGAAAAGAAGTGCAACGCACCAATCATTCAAG CCTATGGGTTGACCGAGACCTCACCAGCAACTCATTTTGACAAGGTCCCTCCGAAACATGGAACTATTGGACAGCTGTTATCTAACACGGACGGAAAG ATTGTTGACCCAACCACTGGGGTGTCTCTAGGCCCAAACCAGACGGGTGAAATGTGCATTCGCGGACCACAGGTCATGAAGGGTTACCTGGACAACGAAGAAGCAACCAGACATACCGTGAAGAATGACTGGTTACACACAG GTGATATTGCTTTTTATGACGAAGATGGCTACTTCACGGTCACTGATAGACTGAAGGAACTGATCAAGTACAAAGGATTTCAG GTCCCCCCAGCTGAAATCGAGGCACTGCTCCTGACTCACCCCGACATCAAGGACTGTGCCGTTGTGGGAGTTCCCGACGAGGCGTCTGGCGAGTTACCGCGAGCCTACATCGTGGCTAAGTCTGGCAAACACGTCAACACTGACGAAGTCGCCAAGTTCGTGGAAA AACATATGGTGTCCTACAAAAAACTGCGAGGAGGAGTGGAAGTCATTGATGCAATTCCCAAGACTGCGAGTGGCAAGATCATTCGCC GTACATCAGACATTGGTTTTCAAGGCATTACTATTCATTAA